From Flavobacterium alkalisoli, the proteins below share one genomic window:
- the tamL gene encoding translocation and assembly module lipoprotein TamL has translation MRNKITKIALIILSASVLFSCSLTKRVPDSKQLLKEVDINVNDKSESKNEEVTNQLYQIPNSDVLGLNIRLHLYNWANPNPDSSYQAWLERKPNRHKRYAALLSEKQVQRLGKSFIVSGIDNFLKDVGEPPVIVDSLRTQRSARRLNAYYFKRGYFRTKVNYTIDSIGNKRARVTYNVKTGRPYIIDSISTQIQSSVIDSLYNKTKDKSVIKKGKQYAEADFTEERDRLTTYFLNHGVYNFQPNYISYAIDTVGTNYKANPKILIDNETVRTQDSTYTRPFSIYKISQVNIYTENQNGEERTIDSASYKGFNIYSTGKLNYRPKALTDPVFITAGTPYADFRRTLTYRYLSNLNIFYYPKIIYEPDPADSTGTSLITNIYLKPKTKFDLIVGADFIHSNIQDFGIQGNLTLLMRNVFRGAEILSISTRGNVGSSRDLSIQDRSFFNILEYGADLKLTFPRIFFPLNTDRIIRKEMIPSTNMSFGTSRQQNIGLDKESFTGILSYNWTPKRNVTARLDLLNIQYVRNVNPQNYFNVYASSYERLNDYALQYQNQVDPNYFAIDPETGETRLIIEEGTDGFINDVDNSTITVTPEDYRNINSIDERKQRLTENNLIFASNFTYTTSTKENILDNTFFIFKTKIESAGNFLSLLSRLEGNSNTNDNGRHTFLNVEYSQYIKTEFDFIKHFDLRRGKVLAMRAFAGIAIPYGNANSIPFTRSYFGGGSNDNRAWQSYSLGPGRSGSPNDFNEANFKLAYSAELRFNLFGQLNGAVFGDVGNIWNVFDSETDTDYTFNGLQSFRDLAFGTGFGFRYDFNFFVVRLDFGYKTYDPGRPENDRWFKGYNFSKTVLNVGINYPF, from the coding sequence TTGAGAAATAAAATAACAAAAATAGCACTTATTATATTATCTGCTTCTGTTTTGTTCTCGTGTTCCCTTACAAAAAGGGTTCCCGACAGCAAGCAACTGCTTAAAGAAGTAGACATTAATGTAAATGACAAATCGGAAAGTAAAAACGAAGAAGTCACTAATCAACTGTATCAGATACCCAATTCAGATGTTTTAGGGCTAAACATACGTCTGCACTTATACAACTGGGCAAACCCAAATCCGGATTCGTCCTATCAGGCATGGTTGGAAAGAAAACCCAACCGCCATAAAAGATATGCCGCCTTACTTTCAGAAAAACAGGTACAGCGCTTAGGGAAGTCATTTATTGTTTCCGGAATAGACAATTTCCTTAAGGATGTGGGCGAACCTCCTGTAATTGTAGACAGCCTTCGCACACAAAGATCGGCCAGAAGGCTAAACGCCTATTATTTTAAAAGAGGATACTTCCGCACAAAGGTAAATTATACCATAGATAGTATTGGCAACAAAAGAGCACGTGTAACTTATAATGTAAAAACCGGCAGGCCATACATAATAGACTCTATCTCGACACAAATACAATCATCGGTAATTGACAGCTTATACAATAAGACAAAAGACAAGTCAGTTATAAAAAAAGGCAAGCAATATGCCGAAGCCGATTTCACGGAAGAACGTGACCGCTTAACCACCTATTTCCTAAATCACGGGGTCTATAATTTTCAGCCCAACTACATATCATACGCTATAGATACCGTTGGCACTAATTATAAGGCAAATCCTAAAATTTTAATTGATAATGAAACTGTAAGGACACAGGATTCAACTTACACCAGGCCGTTTAGCATATACAAGATAAGCCAGGTTAATATTTACACGGAAAACCAAAACGGTGAAGAGCGCACCATTGACAGCGCCTCCTATAAAGGCTTTAATATTTACAGCACCGGAAAACTTAATTACAGGCCAAAAGCACTTACCGATCCCGTTTTTATTACCGCGGGCACCCCTTATGCCGACTTTAGAAGAACCTTAACTTACAGGTATCTTTCTAACCTTAATATATTTTATTATCCTAAAATAATATACGAACCGGATCCGGCAGATTCTACCGGAACATCACTTATTACAAATATCTACCTGAAACCGAAAACCAAGTTCGACCTTATTGTGGGTGCCGATTTTATACATTCAAACATACAGGACTTTGGTATACAGGGTAACCTTACCCTACTAATGCGTAATGTATTTAGGGGTGCCGAGATATTAAGTATAAGTACCCGTGGAAATGTTGGTTCATCAAGAGACCTTTCAATACAGGACAGAAGCTTCTTCAACATTCTGGAATACGGAGCTGATTTAAAGCTTACCTTCCCGCGTATATTTTTCCCGCTTAATACCGACAGAATTATTCGTAAAGAAATGATTCCTTCCACAAATATGAGCTTTGGTACAAGCAGGCAGCAAAATATAGGCCTTGACAAAGAAAGCTTTACAGGTATACTGAGTTACAACTGGACACCTAAACGAAATGTTACTGCAAGACTGGATCTTTTAAATATTCAATACGTACGAAATGTAAATCCACAAAACTACTTTAATGTATATGCATCATCTTACGAAAGGCTGAATGATTATGCCCTACAGTATCAGAATCAGGTAGACCCTAATTACTTTGCTATTGATCCCGAAACAGGAGAAACCAGACTAATAATTGAAGAGGGTACAGATGGTTTTATTAATGATGTAGACAACAGCACTATAACAGTTACTCCTGAAGATTACAGGAACATTAACAGTATTGATGAAAGAAAACAGAGGCTTACCGAAAACAACCTGATTTTTGCCTCAAACTTTACCTATACCACCAGCACCAAAGAAAACATACTGGACAATACCTTCTTTATTTTTAAAACAAAAATAGAGTCGGCCGGTAATTTCCTTTCTCTGCTATCCAGACTTGAAGGTAATAGCAATACTAATGACAACGGAAGGCATACATTTTTAAATGTAGAATATTCTCAATACATAAAAACAGAATTCGACTTTATCAAGCACTTTGATTTAAGAAGAGGCAAAGTCCTTGCCATGAGGGCATTTGCCGGTATTGCCATACCATACGGAAATGCTAATTCCATTCCGTTCACAAGAAGTTACTTTGGTGGTGGCTCTAACGACAACAGGGCATGGCAATCGTATAGTTTAGGACCGGGCCGTAGCGGAAGTCCCAACGATTTTAACGAAGCTAACTTTAAACTGGCTTACAGCGCAGAGCTTCGCTTTAATCTTTTCGGACAGCTTAACGGAGCTGTTTTTGGCGATGTAGGTAACATTTGGAACGTTTTTGACAGCGAGACCGATACCGACTATACCTTTAACGGACTCCAGTCTTTCCGAGACCTTGCCTTTGGCACTGGCTTCGGATTCAGGTATGATTTTAACTTCTTTGTGGTACGTCTTGACTTCGGATACAAAACCTATGATCCGGGCAGACCGGAAAACGACAGATGGTTTAAAGGATATAATTTCTCTAAGACAGTTTTAAATGTCGGAATTAATTATCCGTTCTAA
- a CDS encoding TrmH family RNA methyltransferase has translation MVSKNQIKTITGLQQKKYRKEHKMFIAEGVKVVEELLNSHFELQQLFTTQNDFADIPHEKRVEVTDAELKKISALATANTCLAVFSIPEEENKLPDSGLIVALDEVRDPGNLGTIIRMCDWFGVTHLVCSSGCVDVYNPKVIQATMGSVTRVKVIYADLQDYLKNTSLPVYGTFMDGENIYTQSLPQNGIVVFGNEANGISKEIEDVVTDKISIPRFGKLQQTESLNVATATAIILSEFRRSLS, from the coding sequence ATGGTTAGCAAAAACCAAATTAAAACAATAACGGGTTTACAGCAAAAAAAATACCGAAAGGAACACAAAATGTTCATTGCCGAAGGTGTTAAAGTTGTTGAAGAACTTTTAAACTCACATTTTGAATTACAGCAGCTTTTTACCACCCAAAATGATTTTGCCGACATTCCTCATGAAAAGAGGGTAGAGGTAACCGATGCCGAGCTGAAAAAGATTAGTGCGCTTGCTACTGCCAATACCTGTCTTGCCGTTTTTAGTATTCCTGAAGAGGAAAACAAATTACCTGATAGCGGATTGATTGTTGCGCTTGATGAAGTGCGTGATCCCGGAAACCTTGGGACTATTATAAGAATGTGTGACTGGTTTGGTGTAACACATCTTGTTTGCTCTTCAGGTTGTGTGGATGTCTACAATCCAAAAGTGATTCAGGCTACAATGGGTTCAGTTACCAGGGTAAAAGTTATCTACGCCGATTTGCAGGATTACCTTAAAAATACCTCATTGCCTGTTTACGGAACCTTTATGGATGGTGAAAATATTTACACCCAATCGCTTCCGCAAAACGGTATTGTAGTTTTTGGTAACGAAGCAAACGGGATATCTAAGGAAATCGAGGATGTTGTAACTGATAAAATTTCAATACCACGATTTGGTAAACTTCAGCAAACCGAAAGCCTTAATGTGGCAACCGCTACTGCAATAATCCTAAGCGAGTTTAGGCGTTCTCTGTCTTAG
- the porT gene encoding type IX secretion/gliding motility protein PorT/SprT — MKRFLLYIILICGLHGHAQLKIFGKDPIIHLENFDKQRVHWGYFLGFNSYGFKFDYINPPDVDVIVKQTTGFNVGLVGNLRIMEHLDLRFEPGLYYSQRDLTFPGFERESDAFREVKSTYIHFPLLLKFSAKRAGNVKPYLVGGFSKTLNLSSGYNSLDDNYTGTFRMKQWTTNYEIGFGIDMYLEYFKFSPSIRGVFGLNDELIRDNNPDSPWTSNIGSMKTRAILVNFTFH, encoded by the coding sequence ATGAAAAGATTTCTTTTATACATAATCCTTATATGTGGCCTGCACGGGCATGCACAGCTTAAAATATTTGGTAAGGACCCTATTATCCACCTTGAAAACTTTGACAAGCAAAGAGTGCACTGGGGTTATTTCCTAGGATTTAACAGCTATGGCTTTAAGTTTGACTATATAAATCCCCCGGATGTTGATGTTATAGTAAAGCAGACTACAGGATTTAACGTAGGTCTTGTAGGTAATTTAAGGATTATGGAGCATCTGGATCTTCGCTTTGAACCAGGACTATATTACTCACAAAGAGATCTTACCTTTCCGGGATTTGAAAGGGAAAGTGATGCCTTTAGGGAAGTAAAATCAACGTATATCCATTTCCCGCTGTTACTTAAGTTCTCAGCAAAAAGGGCAGGAAACGTAAAACCCTATTTAGTGGGAGGTTTTTCAAAAACACTAAACCTTTCCAGTGGTTACAATTCCCTTGACGACAACTACACAGGCACATTCAGGATGAAACAATGGACTACCAATTACGAAATAGGTTTTGGTATAGACATGTATCTGGAGTACTTTAAGTTTTCACCTTCAATTCGTGGGGTATTTGGTCTTAACGATGAGCTTATAAGAGACAATAATCCGGACAGCCCATGGACATCTAACATAGGCTCTATGAAAACAAGGGCAATTTTAGTAAACTTTACATTCCACTAA
- the ubiE gene encoding bifunctional demethylmenaquinone methyltransferase/2-methoxy-6-polyprenyl-1,4-benzoquinol methylase UbiE — MSQNVTPYKDSQLGKKEQVAQMFDTISGKYDGLNRVISFGIDVKWRKKVLKLVSDTNPETVLDIATGTGDLAILMTQTGAKKITGLDISAGMLEVGRKKIAERKLSNKIDMVLGDSENIPFEDNSFDAITVAFGVRNFETLEKGLAEILRVLKPGGIFVILETSVPTKTPYKQGYKFYTKHILPLIGKLFSKDKSAYAYLSESASVFPHGEMLNNILRKIGFIEVKNRPQTFGVATIYSASK, encoded by the coding sequence ATGTCACAAAATGTAACCCCCTATAAGGATTCCCAATTGGGAAAAAAAGAACAGGTAGCCCAAATGTTTGATACCATTTCCGGTAAATATGACGGTCTTAACCGTGTAATTTCATTTGGTATCGACGTTAAGTGGAGAAAAAAAGTACTTAAACTGGTTTCGGACACTAACCCTGAAACTGTGCTTGATATTGCTACCGGCACCGGCGACCTTGCTATTTTAATGACGCAGACAGGAGCTAAAAAAATTACCGGGCTTGACATTTCTGCCGGAATGCTGGAAGTAGGCCGTAAAAAAATTGCCGAACGCAAACTGTCCAATAAAATAGACATGGTATTGGGCGACAGCGAGAACATTCCGTTTGAAGATAACAGCTTTGATGCCATTACCGTTGCCTTTGGGGTTCGTAACTTTGAAACCCTTGAAAAAGGACTTGCAGAAATTTTAAGAGTGTTAAAACCGGGAGGTATTTTTGTAATACTTGAAACCTCTGTACCTACAAAAACACCCTACAAACAAGGTTATAAATTCTACACAAAACACATACTGCCGCTAATTGGCAAACTTTTCTCTAAAGACAAGTCGGCTTACGCTTACCTAAGTGAATCGGCTTCCGTTTTCCCTCACGGCGAAATGTTAAACAATATTTTGAGGAAAATTGGGTTTATAGAGGTGAAGAACAGGCCGCAAACCTTTGGTGTGGCAACAATTTATTCGGCTTCAAAATAA
- a CDS encoding dihydrofolate reductase — MTVTLIAAAAENNALGKDNQMIWHLPDDFKRFKQLTSGHYVIMGRKTFDSLPGMLPNRTHVIITRQKDYTAENCIVVNSLEEALKVCPQDEEVFIIGGGEIYKQSMAVADKIELTRVHGTSPEADAFFPEIDPSEWILEQAIHHPKDEKHKFDFTFETFVTK; from the coding sequence ATGACAGTTACCCTTATAGCCGCAGCCGCAGAGAACAATGCATTAGGAAAAGACAACCAGATGATTTGGCACCTGCCCGACGACTTTAAACGGTTTAAACAGCTTACATCTGGGCATTATGTTATTATGGGACGTAAGACTTTTGACAGCCTTCCCGGCATGTTACCCAACCGCACCCATGTTATTATTACCCGCCAGAAAGATTACACAGCAGAGAACTGTATTGTGGTAAACAGCCTTGAGGAAGCACTAAAAGTATGCCCACAGGATGAGGAAGTGTTTATTATTGGCGGTGGCGAGATCTACAAACAATCTATGGCAGTAGCCGATAAGATAGAACTTACCAGAGTACACGGAACCTCACCTGAAGCAGATGCTTTTTTCCCGGAAATAGACCCTTCTGAATGGATATTGGAACAAGCTATTCACCATCCTAAAGACGAAAAGCATAAGTTTGATTTTACTTTTGAAACGTTTGTAACAAAGTAA
- a CDS encoding 2TM domain-containing protein, with protein MEPNQQELYEYARKRVKQKKRVYFHFILFFVGSIFLYVINKWLNVQPEKDWYLWAITAWAFLFVMHFIKVFVTESFINKKWEQEQIDKLVARQERKISQLEKKLENDNQNSQTENTTSTE; from the coding sequence ATGGAACCAAATCAACAGGAACTATACGAATATGCTAGAAAGAGAGTAAAACAGAAAAAGCGTGTTTACTTTCATTTCATACTGTTTTTTGTAGGCAGTATTTTTCTGTACGTTATCAATAAATGGCTTAATGTACAACCGGAAAAGGACTGGTACCTTTGGGCTATTACTGCCTGGGCATTTTTATTTGTAATGCACTTTATAAAGGTTTTTGTTACCGAAAGTTTTATAAACAAAAAATGGGAACAGGAACAGATTGACAAGCTTGTTGCGAGACAGGAACGTAAGATAAGCCAGCTTGAAAAAAAGCTGGAAAACGACAATCAGAACTCACAAACCGAAAACACTACCTCAACAGAATAA
- a CDS encoding thymidylate synthase yields the protein MKQYLDLVKHVMENGNQKGDRTGTGTKSVFGYQMRFDLSEGFPLVTTKKLHLKSIIYELLWFLQGNTNIGYLNENGVRIWDEWADENGDLGPVYGHQWRNWDSQEIDQIKELIETLKTNPNSRRMLVSAWNPRVLPDTSKSFAENVAEGKVALPPCHAFFQFYVADGKLSCQLYQRSADIFLGVPFNIASYALLTMMIAQVCDLKPGDFVHTFGDAHIYNNHMEQLELQLTREPRPLPKMILNPEVKNIFDFKFEDFTLVDYDPHPHIKGVVAV from the coding sequence ATGAAGCAGTATTTAGATTTAGTGAAGCATGTAATGGAAAACGGCAACCAAAAAGGTGACCGTACAGGAACAGGAACTAAAAGTGTTTTTGGCTACCAGATGCGTTTTGACCTTAGCGAAGGTTTCCCGCTGGTAACTACAAAAAAACTTCACCTTAAATCTATTATATATGAGCTGCTTTGGTTCTTACAGGGAAACACTAATATTGGTTACCTTAACGAGAACGGTGTAAGGATTTGGGACGAATGGGCAGATGAGAACGGCGATTTAGGCCCTGTTTACGGACACCAGTGGAGAAACTGGGACAGTCAGGAAATAGACCAGATAAAAGAACTTATAGAAACCCTTAAAACCAACCCTAACAGCCGCAGGATGCTTGTTAGCGCATGGAACCCCAGAGTTTTACCGGACACCTCTAAATCATTTGCAGAAAACGTGGCCGAAGGCAAAGTTGCCCTTCCTCCCTGCCATGCTTTCTTCCAGTTTTATGTGGCCGACGGTAAACTATCATGCCAGTTATACCAAAGGAGTGCCGATATATTTTTAGGCGTTCCGTTTAATATTGCTTCTTATGCCCTGCTTACTATGATGATTGCACAGGTGTGCGACCTTAAGCCAGGCGATTTTGTACACACTTTTGGTGATGCCCATATTTACAACAACCATATGGAGCAGCTTGAACTTCAGCTTACACGCGAGCCAAGGCCACTACCAAAAATGATACTGAATCCGGAAGTGAAAAATATTTTTGACTTTAAGTTTGAAGACTTCACACTTGTTGATTACGATCCGCATCCACATATTAAAGGAGTAGTAGCTGTGTAA
- a CDS encoding bifunctional nuclease family protein encodes MSLVKLTIKGISYSQTQNGAYALILNEVDGERKLPIVIGAFEAQSIAIALEKEIKPPRPLTHDLFKNFADRFDIVVKQVIIHKLVDGVFFSSIICERDRIEEIIDARTSDAIALALRFNAPIFTYKNILDKAGIYLKINPEPENAENDDILSEPETFGTEEVSGEGYTQYSLQELNEMLEGAVQNEDYEKAAKIRDEISKRES; translated from the coding sequence ATGAGCTTAGTAAAACTTACTATTAAAGGGATTTCGTACAGCCAGACTCAAAACGGCGCGTATGCTTTAATCCTGAATGAGGTAGACGGTGAACGAAAATTACCAATTGTTATTGGTGCGTTTGAAGCACAATCTATTGCAATAGCCCTTGAAAAGGAGATTAAACCACCAAGGCCGCTTACCCATGACCTATTTAAAAATTTTGCCGACCGCTTTGATATCGTGGTAAAACAGGTTATTATCCACAAGCTGGTAGACGGTGTTTTCTTTTCAAGCATAATATGCGAGCGCGACCGTATTGAAGAAATTATAGACGCAAGGACTTCAGACGCTATCGCACTGGCATTACGTTTTAATGCGCCTATATTCACATATAAGAACATTTTAGACAAGGCAGGTATTTACCTTAAAATAAATCCTGAACCGGAGAACGCCGAAAACGACGACATCCTTTCTGAACCCGAAACATTCGGTACAGAAGAGGTATCGGGCGAAGGCTACACACAGTACAGCCTTCAGGAACTGAACGAAATGCTGGAAGGCGCGGTACAGAATGAAGACTATGAAAAGGCAGCAAAAATAAGAGACGAAATATCTAAGAGAGAGAGTTAA
- a CDS encoding electron transfer flavoprotein subunit alpha/FixB family protein yields the protein MSILIYAESAEGKFKKTAFELASYAKKIAGETGDTVTAVAVNAADATQLGKYGVDKVLNVKNDKLTSFNAKAYADVVKQAVQKESAKIVILSSTTDSLYMAPLVAAGLEAGYASNVVALPESTSPFRVKRNAFSNKAFNITEITTDVKVLALAKNSYGLVEASGAATEEAFAPTLNDNDFSIKVESSEKVSGKVTIADAEIVVSGGRGLKGPENWGMLEELASVLGAATACSKPVSDLGWRPHSEHVGQTGKPVASNLYIAVGISGAIQHIAGINSSKVKVVINTDPDAPFFKVADYGVVGDAFDVVPKLTEKIKEFKAQNS from the coding sequence ATGTCTATCTTAATATATGCTGAATCAGCAGAAGGAAAATTTAAAAAAACAGCGTTTGAGCTTGCATCATACGCTAAGAAAATAGCAGGAGAAACAGGCGATACAGTAACTGCTGTTGCCGTTAATGCTGCCGATGCTACTCAACTTGGTAAGTACGGAGTTGACAAAGTATTAAACGTAAAAAACGATAAGCTTACTTCTTTTAACGCAAAAGCCTATGCTGACGTTGTTAAACAGGCTGTACAAAAAGAAAGCGCTAAAATAGTTATCCTTTCTTCAACTACAGACAGCCTTTATATGGCTCCGCTTGTAGCTGCAGGTCTTGAGGCAGGTTATGCTTCAAACGTGGTAGCGCTTCCTGAAAGCACTTCACCTTTCCGTGTAAAAAGAAATGCTTTCTCTAATAAGGCTTTCAACATCACAGAAATAACTACCGATGTAAAAGTTTTAGCTCTTGCCAAAAACTCATACGGTCTTGTTGAGGCTTCAGGCGCTGCAACAGAAGAAGCTTTTGCTCCAACATTAAATGACAATGATTTCTCTATAAAAGTAGAATCTTCAGAAAAAGTTTCAGGTAAAGTTACTATCGCCGATGCAGAGATTGTAGTTTCAGGCGGACGCGGACTTAAAGGACCTGAGAACTGGGGTATGCTGGAAGAGCTTGCATCAGTACTTGGTGCGGCTACAGCCTGTTCTAAGCCAGTATCAGATCTTGGATGGAGACCTCACTCTGAACACGTAGGACAAACTGGTAAACCGGTAGCTTCTAACCTTTACATTGCAGTAGGTATTTCAGGCGCTATACAGCACATTGCAGGTATCAACTCATCTAAGGTAAAAGTAGTTATAAACACTGACCCGGACGCTCCTTTCTTTAAAGTAGCAGACTATGGTGTTGTAGGAGATGCTTTTGATGTTGTTCCTAAGTTGACTGAAAAAATAAAAGAGTTTAAGGCTCAAAACTCATAA
- a CDS encoding electron transfer flavoprotein subunit beta/FixA family protein, whose amino-acid sequence MKILVCISHVPDTTSKINFTNGDSEFDTNGVQFVINPNDEFGLTRAVWFKEQQGANVTVVNVGGPDAEATLRKALAIGADEAIRVNANPTDGFFVAKQLAEVVKTGNYDLVIAGKESLDYNGGMVPGMLAASLGYDFINSCINLEVNGGDVKAVREIDGGKETLSTKLPLVIGGQKGLVEEKDLKIPNMRGIMMARQKALTVLEPVAANSTTQAVKFEKPAPKSAVKLVSADNLDELVNLLHNEAKVI is encoded by the coding sequence ATGAAAATATTAGTCTGCATCAGCCACGTGCCTGATACTACTTCCAAAATCAACTTTACCAATGGTGACTCTGAGTTTGACACCAACGGTGTACAGTTTGTTATAAATCCTAACGATGAATTTGGCCTTACAAGAGCCGTATGGTTCAAAGAACAACAGGGTGCTAACGTAACGGTTGTTAACGTAGGCGGCCCTGACGCAGAAGCTACACTAAGAAAAGCACTTGCAATAGGTGCTGACGAAGCTATACGTGTTAACGCTAACCCAACTGACGGATTTTTTGTTGCAAAACAGCTTGCAGAAGTTGTTAAGACCGGAAACTATGACTTAGTCATTGCAGGTAAAGAATCTTTAGATTATAACGGTGGTATGGTACCGGGTATGCTTGCAGCATCTCTTGGTTACGATTTTATCAACTCTTGTATTAACCTTGAGGTTAACGGAGGTGATGTAAAAGCAGTAAGAGAAATAGACGGCGGTAAAGAAACCCTTAGCACTAAACTTCCTTTAGTAATAGGAGGCCAAAAAGGACTTGTAGAAGAGAAAGACCTTAAAATACCTAACATGAGAGGTATTATGATGGCGAGACAAAAAGCGCTTACAGTACTTGAGCCAGTTGCTGCAAACAGCACAACTCAGGCTGTTAAGTTTGAAAAACCGGCTCCTAAATCGGCAGTTAAACTAGTTAGCGCTGACAACCTTGACGAACTGGTTAACCTATTACATAACGAAGCTAAAGTTATCTAA
- a CDS encoding pyruvate dehydrogenase complex E1 component subunit beta translates to MRNNNYMRTIQFREAVCEAMSEEMRRDESVYLMGEEVAEYNGAYKASKGMLDEFGPKRVIDTPIAELGFAGIAVGSAMNGNRPIVEFMTFNFSLVGIDQIINNAAKMRQMSAGQFSMPIVFRGPTASAGQLAATHSQAFENWFANTPGLKVVVPSNPYDAKGLLKSAIRDNDPVIFMESEQMYGDKGEVPEGEYTIPLGVAEIKREGKDVTIVSFGKIIKEAYTAADELEKEGISCEIIDLRTVRPLDYDTVLNSVKKTNRLVVLEEAWPFGSVASEITYMVQERAFDYLDAPIQRITTADTPAPYSPVLLKEWLPNADDLVKAVKKVMYK, encoded by the coding sequence ATAAGAAATAATAATTACATGAGAACGATACAGTTTAGAGAGGCAGTTTGCGAAGCAATGAGCGAAGAAATGCGTCGCGACGAGTCAGTATATTTAATGGGTGAGGAAGTAGCCGAATATAACGGTGCTTATAAAGCATCTAAAGGTATGCTTGATGAGTTTGGTCCTAAAAGGGTAATTGATACTCCTATTGCCGAGCTTGGTTTTGCCGGTATTGCAGTAGGTTCTGCAATGAACGGTAACCGACCTATTGTTGAGTTCATGACATTTAACTTCTCACTTGTAGGTATTGACCAGATTATAAACAACGCTGCTAAAATGAGGCAGATGTCTGCCGGGCAGTTTTCTATGCCAATCGTTTTCCGTGGGCCTACCGCTTCTGCAGGACAGCTTGCTGCTACACACTCTCAGGCTTTTGAGAACTGGTTTGCAAATACACCGGGATTAAAAGTTGTAGTTCCTTCTAATCCATATGATGCAAAAGGACTTTTAAAATCAGCTATACGTGATAACGACCCTGTAATCTTCATGGAGTCTGAACAAATGTATGGTGATAAAGGAGAGGTGCCTGAAGGAGAGTATACTATTCCTCTTGGAGTTGCAGAAATTAAACGTGAAGGTAAAGATGTTACTATAGTATCTTTCGGTAAAATTATAAAAGAGGCTTATACTGCTGCTGACGAATTAGAGAAAGAAGGTATTAGCTGTGAGATTATAGATCTTAGAACGGTTCGTCCTTTAGATTATGATACGGTTTTAAACTCTGTGAAAAAAACAAACAGGTTAGTGGTTCTTGAAGAGGCTTGGCCGTTTGGTAGTGTTGCTTCAGAAATTACTTATATGGTTCAGGAAAGAGCGTTCGATTATCTAGATGCTCCTATCCAGAGAATTACTACTGCCGATACACCGGCTCCTTACTCTCCTGTACTGCTTAAAGAATGGTTGCCAAATGCGGATGATCTTGTAAAAGCGGTTAAGAAAGTTATGTATAAATAA